One Thioalkalivibrio sp. ALJ12 genomic window carries:
- a CDS encoding error-prone DNA polymerase: MDATTPEPPEYAELTAVSNFSFLRGASHPEELVERARALGYRALALTDIASLAGVVRAHAAAKDCGLHLILGATFQLAHGPALTLLVRNAAGYAALCRLITHARGAADKGHYHLTQADLDALPAEARAGWHVLLRIEPEIAEPTLAEAARWLAGWAAPGQAHLAVSQLRTPEDAALATRTQQLADTVGLPIVACGDVHMHSRGRRALQDVLTALRLRTTVAEAAPSRFPNGERCLRPRDDLAALYPAAWLAASVRIARDCDFSLDAVTYRYPTDPLPRDTSPAAYLRKETLKGARGRWPDGIPPKVTEQIERELGIIAQLGYEPYFLTVYDIVRFARGRGILCQGRGSAANSAVCYALGITAVDPSRSSMLFERFISAERGEPPDIDVDFEHERREEVIQYIYRRYGRERAALACTVIRYRRRSALRDVGRALGISRARLDALTANLAWWDDGIPAERLREVGLDPDGALARQWQALTAELLGFPRHLSQHTGGFVIAEGRLDELVPIENAAMPERSVIQWDKDDLDAVGLLKIDVLALGMLSCVRRALELMARHRGRDWGLADIPAEDPAVYHMLQKADTLGVFQIESRAQMSMLPRLKPANFYDLVIEIAIVRPGPIQGEMVHPYLKRRAHPERVRYPNPEIRRVLGRTLGVPIFQEQVIELAMVAAGFSAGEADGLRRAIGAWRRTGQLARYRERLMDGMRQRGYPEKFAEQLYKQILGFGEYGFPESHSASFALITYVSSWLKCHEPAIFACALLNSQPMGFYAPAQIVADARRHGVEVRPVDVRCSDWDCTVEPVAGSDALALRLGLNRVGGLARAVAERVVAARTERPFADVPDLVARAALTRAQANRLARADALKGLAGNRHQARWATEAVEEPLPLFAEAPTDTVREADVTPLLPRPDAVDDLVQDYATQGLSLGPHPLALMRPFLERRRLPTAARLLECPGHPGARYAGLVITRQRPGSANGTVFLTLEDESGTLNLIVWPDRVERFRAEVLHGRLLEAHGEWQYSEGVGHLIVQRLIDRSAWLGELTTRSRDFG, translated from the coding sequence ATGGATGCCACTACCCCCGAACCACCGGAGTACGCCGAGCTGACGGCCGTCAGCAACTTCTCGTTCCTGCGCGGGGCCTCGCACCCGGAGGAGCTGGTGGAGCGGGCCCGAGCGCTGGGCTATCGCGCGCTGGCGCTGACCGATATCGCCTCGCTGGCCGGCGTGGTCCGCGCGCACGCGGCGGCGAAGGACTGCGGGTTGCACCTGATCCTGGGGGCGACCTTCCAGCTGGCACACGGCCCCGCCCTGACCCTGCTGGTGCGCAATGCGGCGGGCTATGCCGCGCTGTGCCGGCTGATCACCCATGCACGCGGGGCGGCGGACAAGGGGCACTACCACCTGACACAGGCGGACCTCGACGCCCTGCCCGCCGAGGCGCGTGCCGGCTGGCACGTCCTGCTGCGTATCGAGCCCGAGATCGCGGAGCCGACGCTCGCCGAAGCGGCCCGCTGGCTGGCCGGGTGGGCCGCGCCGGGGCAGGCCCATCTGGCGGTCAGCCAGCTGCGCACGCCGGAGGATGCCGCGCTGGCAACCCGCACACAGCAGCTCGCCGACACGGTGGGACTCCCGATCGTCGCTTGCGGCGATGTGCACATGCATTCTCGCGGCCGGCGTGCCCTGCAGGACGTGCTGACCGCGCTGCGCCTGCGCACCACAGTTGCCGAGGCGGCCCCGTCGCGCTTCCCCAACGGCGAGCGCTGCCTGCGCCCGCGCGACGACCTGGCCGCGCTGTATCCCGCCGCCTGGCTCGCGGCCAGTGTGCGGATCGCGCGGGACTGCGACTTCTCGCTGGACGCGGTCACCTACCGCTACCCGACCGATCCCCTGCCCCGGGACACGAGCCCGGCCGCCTACCTGCGCAAGGAGACCCTGAAGGGCGCGCGAGGACGTTGGCCCGACGGCATCCCGCCGAAGGTAACGGAGCAGATCGAGCGCGAGCTCGGAATCATCGCGCAGCTCGGCTACGAGCCCTACTTCCTGACGGTCTACGACATCGTGCGCTTTGCCCGCGGTCGCGGGATCCTGTGCCAGGGGCGGGGCTCGGCGGCGAACTCCGCGGTCTGTTATGCCCTCGGCATCACGGCGGTGGACCCCTCGCGCTCCAGCATGCTGTTCGAGCGCTTCATCTCCGCCGAGCGTGGCGAGCCGCCGGATATCGATGTCGACTTCGAGCACGAGCGCCGCGAGGAGGTGATCCAGTACATCTACCGGCGCTACGGCCGCGAGCGCGCGGCGCTGGCCTGCACGGTGATCCGCTACCGCCGGCGCAGCGCCCTGCGCGACGTCGGCCGCGCCCTGGGCATCTCGCGCGCGCGGCTGGATGCGCTGACCGCCAACCTCGCCTGGTGGGACGACGGCATCCCTGCCGAGCGCCTGCGCGAGGTCGGGCTGGATCCGGATGGTGCCCTGGCCCGACAGTGGCAGGCGCTGACCGCCGAGCTGCTGGGCTTCCCCCGCCACCTGTCGCAGCACACCGGCGGCTTCGTGATCGCCGAGGGCCGGCTGGACGAGCTGGTGCCGATCGAGAACGCGGCGATGCCGGAGCGCTCGGTGATCCAGTGGGACAAGGACGACCTCGACGCGGTGGGGCTGTTGAAGATCGACGTGCTGGCGCTGGGGATGCTCTCCTGCGTGCGCCGCGCGCTGGAGCTGATGGCGCGCCACCGGGGCCGCGACTGGGGTCTGGCCGACATCCCCGCCGAGGATCCGGCGGTCTACCACATGCTGCAGAAGGCCGACACCCTGGGCGTGTTCCAGATCGAGTCGCGCGCGCAGATGAGCATGCTGCCGCGACTGAAGCCCGCGAACTTCTACGACCTGGTGATCGAGATCGCCATCGTGCGCCCCGGCCCGATCCAGGGCGAGATGGTGCACCCATATCTGAAGCGCCGTGCCCACCCGGAGCGGGTGCGTTATCCGAATCCCGAGATCCGGCGGGTGCTGGGGCGCACCCTGGGGGTGCCGATCTTCCAGGAGCAGGTGATCGAGCTGGCGATGGTCGCGGCCGGCTTCTCCGCCGGCGAGGCGGACGGGCTGCGCCGCGCGATCGGGGCCTGGCGCCGTACCGGCCAGCTCGCGCGCTACCGCGAGCGCCTGATGGACGGGATGCGGCAACGCGGCTATCCGGAGAAGTTCGCCGAGCAGCTGTACAAGCAGATCCTTGGCTTTGGCGAGTACGGCTTCCCCGAGTCGCACTCGGCCAGCTTTGCGCTGATCACCTATGTCTCGTCCTGGCTCAAGTGCCATGAACCGGCGATCTTTGCCTGCGCGCTGCTGAACAGCCAGCCGATGGGCTTCTACGCCCCTGCACAGATCGTCGCCGACGCGCGCCGCCACGGCGTGGAGGTGCGCCCGGTGGATGTGCGCTGCAGTGACTGGGACTGCACGGTGGAGCCGGTGGCCGGGAGCGACGCGCTGGCCCTGCGCCTGGGCCTGAACCGGGTCGGCGGGCTCGCGCGGGCCGTGGCCGAGCGCGTCGTCGCCGCGCGCACCGAGCGCCCGTTCGCGGACGTGCCGGATCTGGTCGCCCGCGCCGCCCTGACCCGTGCCCAGGCCAACCGCCTGGCCCGCGCCGACGCCCTGAAGGGACTGGCCGGCAACCGCCACCAGGCGCGCTGGGCGACCGAGGCGGTGGAGGAACCCCTGCCCCTGTTCGCCGAGGCCCCGACCGACACAGTGCGCGAGGCCGACGTGACCCCGCTGCTGCCGCGCCCGGATGCGGTGGATGACCTGGTACAGGACTACGCCACCCAGGGCCTGAGCCTGGGTCCGCACCCACTGGCGCTGATGCGCCCGTTCCTGGAGCGCAGGCGGCTGCCCACCGCCGCCCGGCTGCTGGAGTGCCCCGGGCATCCCGGTGCCCGCTATGCCGGGCTCGTGATCACCCGCCAGCGGCCGGGCTCGGCCAACGGCACAGTGTTCCTGACCCTGGAGGACGAGAGCGGCACGCTGAACCTGATCGTCTGGCCGGACCGGGTGGAGCGCTTTCGCGCCGAGGTACTGCACGGCCGCCTGCTGGAGGCCCACGGGGAATGGCAGTACAGCGAGGGGGTTGGGCACCTGATCGTACAGCGCCTGATCGATCGCAGCGCCTGGCTGGGCGAGCTGACTACCCGCTCCCGCGACTTCGGATAG
- a CDS encoding bifunctional 2-polyprenyl-6-hydroxyphenol methylase/3-demethylubiquinol 3-O-methyltransferase UbiG → MRSALYNLLILRLTSQWYAEVMRRLPDGTALLDVGIGTAGALLANAATAREKGLVITGIDIDADYIQHARRALRDSPLADRAEARLESIYDHTGGPYDAIYFSASFMLLPDPEGALRHCRSLLKPEGKVFFTQTFQTRPSRWMERFKPLLKRITTIDFGRVTYEEAFREQVAGAGFVIDEFTTLGRHGTRASVLAIARPASSA, encoded by the coding sequence ATGCGCAGCGCCCTCTACAACCTGCTGATCCTGCGTCTTACCTCGCAGTGGTATGCCGAGGTCATGCGGCGGCTGCCGGACGGGACGGCTCTGCTGGACGTGGGCATTGGCACCGCCGGTGCGCTGCTCGCCAATGCCGCCACGGCACGCGAGAAGGGGCTCGTCATCACGGGGATCGATATCGATGCCGACTACATCCAGCACGCCCGGCGAGCCCTGCGCGACTCGCCCCTGGCCGATAGAGCCGAGGCCCGACTCGAATCCATCTACGACCACACAGGTGGCCCGTACGACGCGATCTACTTCTCCGCCAGCTTCATGCTCCTGCCGGACCCCGAGGGCGCTCTGCGCCACTGCCGCAGCCTGCTGAAGCCGGAGGGGAAGGTCTTCTTCACCCAGACCTTCCAGACCCGCCCCTCCCGCTGGATGGAGCGCTTCAAGCCCCTGCTCAAGCGCATCACCACCATCGATTTCGGTCGCGTGACCTACGAAGAAGCGTTTCGGGAACAGGTGGCGGGGGCCGGGTTTGTGATCGACGAGTTCACCACACTCGGACGCCACGGGACGCGCGCCTCCGTCCTTGCCATCGCCCGACCCGCCAGCTCCGCCTGA
- the ubiG gene encoding bifunctional 2-polyprenyl-6-hydroxyphenol methylase/3-demethylubiquinol 3-O-methyltransferase UbiG, which translates to MTSPNVEHDRTVDPAEVERYRALAEMWWEPDGRLWPLHVLNGLRSDYIRDQLCHSLGRDAEAERPLDGLRILDIGCGGGLLSEAMARLGANVLGVDVVDRNIAAARLHAAEQGLDIEYEVNTAEALAARGETFDVILNMEVVEHVADLPAFMASVNRMLRAGGHTFVATINRNPVSFVVAIVGAEYLFRILPRGTHQWKRFVTPRETRALLARDGLEPVAQTGVKVNPLSRRMWLSRSMSVNYMLLARKPEA; encoded by the coding sequence ATGACTTCTCCGAATGTGGAACACGACCGAACCGTTGATCCCGCCGAGGTGGAACGCTACCGCGCCCTGGCCGAGATGTGGTGGGAACCGGATGGAAGACTCTGGCCCCTGCACGTGCTGAACGGCCTGCGCAGTGACTACATCCGCGACCAACTCTGCCACTCGCTCGGGCGGGACGCGGAGGCCGAGCGCCCCCTGGACGGCCTGCGCATCCTCGATATTGGCTGTGGCGGCGGGCTGCTGAGCGAGGCCATGGCCCGCCTGGGCGCGAATGTACTGGGCGTGGACGTCGTCGACCGGAACATCGCCGCGGCTCGGCTTCATGCCGCGGAGCAGGGCCTGGATATCGAGTACGAAGTGAACACCGCGGAAGCCCTCGCGGCACGAGGCGAGACCTTCGACGTGATCCTGAACATGGAGGTGGTGGAGCATGTGGCGGACCTGCCCGCGTTCATGGCGAGCGTCAACCGCATGCTGCGCGCCGGCGGCCACACCTTCGTGGCCACGATCAATCGCAATCCGGTCTCGTTCGTGGTGGCGATTGTCGGTGCCGAGTACCTGTTCCGCATCCTGCCCCGGGGCACCCATCAGTGGAAGCGCTTTGTCACACCGCGGGAAACGAGGGCGCTGCTCGCGCGGGACGGCCTGGAGCCCGTGGCGCAGACGGGAGTCAAGGTGAATCCGCTTTCCCGCCGGATGTGGCTGTCGCGCTCCATGAGCGTCAACTACATGTTGCTGGCACGGAAGCCCGAAGCCTGA
- a CDS encoding EAL domain-containing protein, whose product MVADLADRWYMIRQRGCRHVDLGEIRALTRVIAGGLAGTALKEALNTARRIDERVAQHLQSPLPPNSNEQETIGALILRLQGTLPDDLAASEGLPAAPEPDSMPTPVPDRLRVQLLGPAGAERDELALQLVACGFRVDAFASLQEAVHAESTATPHARVVLAAPPGPPTPDDDAALPNILILQASQVGEQPTTIDDWDAVLSMPTIPSEIAATLEGLVDSSPWDPLRIMLVTTGQSVSPTRALQEAPALDIQRLLPEDDVPGQALESLPEAIVIDVDITPGQAAALSRSLDQDPSLFDIPRVLLTPPEGPGAEPGPRLAHISPEAAPARVRAEARLCRRRRRAGRAPATLRSGDLAPLLDHWRAGLATQPGIVALACVEWDEASSLIREQGVAGFSLLQRRLLGRIASGLAAGERITRFSENATLVLLNRADAEALSGWGDALYAKVPAPHGAPSHAPYPGLSIGITALADIPAADAVDQSLALCAQARREGGNRIQLDPALITPECGAAQQQHWRQVITRAIHEHRLFLVYQPIANIAGSDNTERYEVLLRIRDPEGHTQLPGPFVNMAGHLDLDRALDRWVLANAVDILGARLRTHPDSVFFVKLSRGSLRDKDLAGWLGRILAQAALPARALVLQLAEEDIVADLQQAERVIGTLRDIHVGVAVEHFGLSSEQPAQLLRSLQPDYVKVARPLTHGLHDAADKLARLEPLLNIARASGARTMAAYVEDVDGLALLWQSQIDLVQGNFLRQPDEELRYDIEF is encoded by the coding sequence ATGGTCGCCGACCTGGCCGACCGGTGGTACATGATCCGGCAGCGTGGCTGCCGCCATGTGGACCTGGGGGAGATCCGCGCGCTGACCCGGGTGATCGCCGGAGGGCTGGCCGGGACGGCGCTGAAGGAAGCGCTGAACACCGCACGGCGCATTGACGAGCGTGTGGCCCAGCATCTGCAAAGCCCGCTGCCTCCCAACTCCAACGAGCAGGAGACCATTGGCGCCCTGATCCTGCGCCTGCAGGGGACGCTTCCGGACGATCTCGCCGCGTCGGAGGGGCTCCCGGCGGCTCCGGAGCCCGACAGTATGCCGACTCCGGTTCCCGACCGACTGCGGGTCCAGTTGCTCGGGCCGGCCGGCGCGGAACGCGACGAACTGGCACTGCAACTGGTGGCCTGTGGCTTTCGGGTGGACGCCTTCGCCAGCCTGCAGGAGGCGGTGCATGCCGAATCGACAGCGACTCCTCATGCACGCGTCGTCCTGGCGGCGCCGCCGGGCCCGCCAACACCGGATGACGATGCAGCGTTGCCCAATATCCTGATCCTGCAAGCTTCCCAGGTCGGGGAACAGCCAACCACGATCGATGACTGGGACGCGGTCCTGTCGATGCCCACGATTCCCTCCGAGATCGCCGCGACACTGGAGGGCCTGGTCGACTCCAGCCCATGGGATCCGCTGCGGATCATGCTGGTCACCACCGGGCAGTCGGTCTCCCCGACCCGCGCCCTGCAGGAGGCCCCGGCACTCGACATCCAGCGTCTCTTGCCGGAGGACGATGTGCCGGGCCAAGCCCTGGAGAGCCTGCCCGAGGCCATTGTGATCGACGTGGACATCACGCCCGGTCAGGCCGCGGCCCTGTCCCGCTCCCTTGATCAGGACCCATCGCTGTTCGACATCCCGCGCGTTCTGCTGACGCCACCAGAAGGCCCTGGAGCCGAGCCGGGCCCTCGGCTTGCGCACATATCGCCGGAGGCGGCGCCCGCGCGTGTCCGCGCCGAGGCGCGCCTCTGCCGCCGACGTCGTCGGGCCGGGCGGGCCCCCGCCACCCTGCGCTCCGGCGACCTGGCGCCCCTGCTGGACCACTGGCGAGCGGGGCTGGCCACTCAGCCCGGAATCGTCGCCCTCGCCTGCGTCGAATGGGACGAGGCCTCAAGTCTGATCCGGGAACAGGGAGTGGCCGGTTTCTCGCTGCTTCAGCGTCGCCTGCTGGGGCGAATCGCGTCAGGCCTGGCCGCGGGCGAGCGCATCACCCGATTCAGCGAGAACGCGACCCTCGTGCTGCTGAACCGAGCCGACGCGGAAGCCCTGTCAGGCTGGGGCGATGCCCTTTATGCGAAGGTCCCGGCGCCGCATGGTGCCCCGAGCCACGCGCCGTACCCGGGCCTGAGCATCGGGATCACGGCACTGGCCGACATACCCGCGGCAGATGCAGTGGACCAGTCTCTGGCGCTTTGTGCGCAGGCCCGCCGGGAGGGCGGAAACCGTATCCAGCTGGACCCGGCGCTGATCACGCCGGAGTGCGGTGCCGCCCAGCAGCAGCACTGGCGCCAGGTGATCACTCGGGCGATTCACGAGCACCGCCTTTTTCTGGTGTATCAGCCGATCGCCAACATCGCCGGCTCCGACAACACGGAGCGCTACGAAGTGCTGCTCCGGATTCGCGATCCGGAAGGCCACACCCAATTACCCGGCCCGTTCGTCAACATGGCCGGACACCTGGACCTCGACCGGGCGCTGGACCGCTGGGTGCTGGCCAACGCAGTGGACATCCTGGGCGCACGACTGCGCACCCATCCGGACTCGGTGTTCTTCGTCAAACTGTCGCGCGGGTCGCTGCGCGACAAGGACCTGGCAGGTTGGCTCGGGCGCATCCTCGCCCAGGCGGCCTTGCCAGCCCGAGCGCTGGTACTGCAGCTGGCGGAGGAAGACATCGTGGCGGACCTACAGCAGGCCGAACGGGTCATTGGGACACTGCGCGATATCCATGTCGGAGTGGCCGTGGAGCACTTCGGACTCTCCAGCGAACAGCCGGCGCAGCTACTGCGCAGCCTGCAGCCCGACTACGTGAAGGTCGCGCGTCCACTGACCCACGGGCTGCACGATGCCGCCGACAAGCTCGCGCGCCTGGAGCCGCTGCTGAACATCGCCCGGGCCAGCGGCGCACGCACCATGGCGGCCTATGTGGAGGATGTGGACGGCCTGGCCCTGCTGTGGCAATCGCAGATCGACCTGGTGCAGGGCAACTTCCTGCGTCAGCCGGACGAAGAGCTGCGCTACGACATCGAGTTCTAG
- a CDS encoding type II toxin-antitoxin system Phd/YefM family antitoxin has translation METVSVNRFRENLKAFVEEAVSTHTPLKVTRRAGEAFVVMSADDWEREQETLYVLQNSSLMQQIADSAATHRKGDGYRPTEGEIDEITGIRG, from the coding sequence ATGGAAACAGTAAGCGTCAACCGGTTTCGTGAGAACCTGAAGGCCTTTGTCGAGGAAGCGGTATCCACGCACACCCCGCTCAAGGTGACGCGGCGCGCGGGTGAAGCCTTCGTAGTGATGAGCGCGGATGACTGGGAGCGGGAGCAGGAAACGCTCTATGTGCTTCAGAACTCCAGCTTGATGCAGCAGATTGCGGACTCCGCCGCCACCCATCGGAAGGGAGACGGTTATCGACCCACGGAAGGGGAGATCGATGAGATCACTGGTATTCGAGGGTAA
- a CDS encoding Txe/YoeB family addiction module toxin, which yields MRSLVFEGNTWAAYETLRERDPKLHRALRRILKEMLRNDPATGTGKPEPLRHSLSGFWSRRLSARDRLIYRFDDQAIYIFAIGGHYDAL from the coding sequence ATGAGATCACTGGTATTCGAGGGTAATACCTGGGCCGCGTACGAAACGCTCCGGGAGCGCGACCCAAAGCTGCATCGAGCCCTGCGCCGGATCCTGAAGGAGATGCTCCGGAACGACCCGGCCACCGGAACCGGGAAGCCGGAACCCCTCCGGCATTCGCTCTCGGGCTTCTGGTCCCGACGTCTCTCCGCCCGGGACCGACTGATCTACCGCTTCGACGATCAAGCCATCTATATCTTCGCGATCGGGGGCCATTACGACGCGTTGTGA
- a CDS encoding PDC sensor domain-containing protein, giving the protein MTAVARQRLLLQGQLSTALARLVTPCAERWGDREALEQRLAVALGALPSCKYLYVLDHRAHQVTANVSPEGPLPDQAGRDRSARPYVADALAGAEFSMSSAYISRNRRRPTLTAVQRLTQSDGTLLGFLGADFDLRELPLTRDLYQQPDQWMQLKGDPAIRGGLFNQHRVDSPLDTRIDEVLDLLTELVAAHGVFHGKLHFSSSRATLWLRDDPFRYRLLDYEDLTDPGICLAYPQRSYPEEALLSTEQVAAVFRTFRELRFMDDTIYLRSGSLNIFNGMVGLNFSCDGSHYMSGQEFLAKRLDFWLGSGAEHEHP; this is encoded by the coding sequence ATGACGGCGGTGGCCCGGCAGCGACTGCTGCTCCAGGGGCAACTGTCGACCGCACTGGCGCGGCTGGTGACCCCCTGTGCCGAGAGATGGGGTGATCGCGAGGCCCTGGAGCAGCGACTCGCGGTGGCTCTGGGCGCGCTGCCGTCCTGCAAGTACCTCTATGTGCTCGATCATCGCGCTCACCAGGTGACCGCCAACGTATCCCCGGAAGGCCCCTTGCCAGACCAGGCCGGGCGGGATCGCAGCGCCCGGCCCTACGTGGCCGATGCCCTGGCCGGTGCCGAGTTCTCCATGTCGTCGGCCTATATCAGCCGCAACCGGCGCCGCCCTACCCTGACGGCCGTGCAACGGCTGACTCAAAGCGACGGCACACTGCTGGGGTTCCTGGGGGCGGACTTCGACCTGCGGGAGCTGCCCCTGACCCGCGACCTCTATCAGCAGCCGGACCAATGGATGCAGCTCAAGGGGGATCCAGCGATCCGCGGGGGCCTGTTCAACCAGCATCGGGTGGACAGCCCGCTCGACACCCGTATCGACGAGGTACTGGACCTCCTGACTGAGCTGGTGGCCGCCCACGGTGTATTCCACGGCAAGCTGCATTTCTCCAGTTCCCGGGCCACCTTGTGGCTGCGCGACGATCCATTCCGCTACCGCTTGCTGGACTACGAGGACCTCACGGATCCCGGGATCTGTCTCGCCTATCCTCAGCGGTCCTACCCCGAGGAGGCATTACTCTCCACGGAGCAGGTAGCAGCGGTGTTCCGTACCTTCCGTGAGCTGCGCTTCATGGACGACACGATCTACCTGCGCTCCGGCTCCCTCAATATCTTCAACGGCATGGTTGGCCTCAACTTCTCCTGTGACGGGTCCCACTACATGAGCGGGCAGGAGTTTCTGGCCAAACGCCTGGACTTCTGGCTGGGCTCCGGAGCAGAGCACGAACACCCGTAA
- a CDS encoding Txe/YoeB family addiction module toxin — translation MTWKLVYTRQAQKDAKKLAASGLKPKAQELLTLIAEDPYRKPPPFEKLVGDLSGAYSRRINIQHRLVYQVLEDEGVVKVIRLWSHYE, via the coding sequence GTGACATGGAAGTTGGTCTACACCCGGCAGGCCCAAAAGGATGCGAAGAAGCTGGCGGCCAGCGGCCTGAAGCCGAAAGCACAGGAACTGCTGACGTTGATCGCGGAAGATCCGTATCGAAAGCCCCCACCATTCGAGAAGCTGGTGGGTGATCTCTCCGGCGCGTACTCGCGGCGCATCAATATTCAACACCGGCTTGTGTACCAGGTGCTTGAAGACGAGGGAGTCGTCAAGGTGATTCGTTTATGGAGCCACTACGAGTAA
- a CDS encoding type II toxin-antitoxin system Phd/YefM family antitoxin produces the protein MTGITATEARSNLYRLIDETAESHEPIVITGKRNNAVLLSESDWSAIQETLYLLSVPGMRESIREGMDTPADECHEELDW, from the coding sequence ATGACGGGAATTACGGCTACAGAGGCGCGCAGCAACCTCTACCGGCTGATCGACGAAACGGCGGAATCCCACGAGCCGATTGTGATCACCGGCAAGCGGAACAACGCGGTCCTGCTATCCGAGTCGGACTGGTCGGCCATTCAGGAGACCCTGTACCTGCTATCGGTGCCGGGTATGCGCGAGTCGATCCGCGAGGGGATGGATACTCCGGCGGATGAATGCCACGAGGAGCTGGATTGGTGA
- a CDS encoding complex I NDUFA9 subunit family protein: MRPNLITVFGGTGFLGRATVHALLDAGHTVRIASRRPVLPDSLQDHPRVEHCRADIRDDADVARAVEDAKGVINAVSLYVEQRDLRFTSIHVEGAARLARAARNAALERVVQVSGIGADSRSPSSYIRARAQGEAAVLREFPNAIVVRPSVLFGPGDAFVRNLAGLAPLPVIPLFGRGTTRLQPVHVSDIARALARLCADEPPTHPIYELGGPDILNYRQIVSLVLTHLGRKRPMLPIPFILWHALAAVGSLLPNPPLTRDQLYLMQQDNIANPTLGAFADLGITPHSFEQSLPDCLPTH, encoded by the coding sequence ATGCGCCCGAACCTGATCACGGTATTCGGCGGCACCGGCTTTCTCGGCCGCGCCACGGTGCACGCACTGCTCGACGCCGGGCACACCGTGCGCATCGCCTCGCGCCGCCCCGTACTACCCGATTCTCTGCAAGATCACCCCCGAGTGGAGCACTGCCGCGCCGACATCCGGGACGATGCCGATGTCGCCCGCGCCGTGGAAGATGCCAAGGGTGTTATCAACGCCGTCAGCCTGTACGTGGAGCAACGCGACCTGCGCTTCACCTCCATCCACGTCGAAGGCGCCGCGCGCCTCGCCCGTGCCGCCCGGAACGCGGCCCTGGAGCGCGTCGTGCAGGTCTCCGGCATCGGCGCCGACAGCCGCTCGCCCTCGTCGTACATCCGCGCCCGAGCGCAAGGCGAAGCCGCCGTCCTCCGCGAATTCCCCAACGCCATCGTCGTGCGCCCCAGCGTACTCTTCGGCCCGGGCGACGCCTTTGTGCGCAACCTCGCCGGCCTCGCGCCCCTGCCCGTAATACCCCTGTTCGGCCGCGGCACCACCCGCCTGCAACCGGTACACGTCAGCGACATCGCCCGCGCCCTCGCCCGCCTGTGCGCAGACGAGCCGCCCACACACCCCATCTACGAACTCGGCGGCCCGGACATCCTCAACTATCGCCAGATCGTGAGCCTGGTCCTCACGCACCTGGGCCGCAAACGCCCCATGCTGCCCATTCCATTCATCCTCTGGCACGCCCTAGCCGCCGTGGGATCGCTACTCCCCAACCCACCCCTGACGCGCGATCAGCTCTACCTGATGCAACAGGACAACATCGCCAACCCCACCCTCGGCGCCTTCGCCGACCTCGGCATCACCCCTCACTCGTTCGAACAATCCCTGCCCGACTGCCTCCCAACCCACTAA
- a CDS encoding HNH endonuclease has translation MKTILFAWNPRKWVWDELPRAVVRANQEGSYRDEWSCGVTKNVQPGDRAFLIRLGESPKGLIGSGIVLSSPRERHHWDAERRAKGDTANVVEIEFDVLSEQPVVDEAELRSKPLDAQDWFPQASGVTIASDVAEVLEARWAERAQRPAYSASMGVVEGKRLLTVATRYERNPEARRKCLEHYGLTCQACGMSFEERYGPIAKDLIEVHHNVRLSDIGKEYTVDPVHDLIPLCPNCHAVVHRQVPPLAVDELKKLIKARMGA, from the coding sequence ATGAAGACGATTCTTTTTGCCTGGAACCCAAGAAAGTGGGTCTGGGATGAGCTTCCCCGGGCGGTTGTTCGGGCGAACCAGGAAGGTTCTTACAGAGATGAATGGAGCTGTGGAGTAACCAAGAACGTTCAGCCTGGAGACCGCGCGTTTCTGATTCGGCTGGGTGAGTCACCCAAGGGTTTGATCGGGTCGGGTATCGTGCTGTCGAGTCCGCGCGAAAGGCATCACTGGGATGCAGAGCGGCGTGCGAAAGGCGATACCGCCAACGTTGTGGAGATCGAGTTTGATGTTCTGAGTGAACAGCCTGTGGTGGACGAGGCTGAACTCCGCTCAAAACCGCTTGATGCTCAGGACTGGTTTCCCCAGGCCTCCGGCGTGACGATAGCGAGCGACGTGGCTGAGGTGCTGGAAGCTCGCTGGGCAGAGCGCGCGCAGCGCCCTGCATATTCGGCATCGATGGGCGTGGTGGAAGGGAAGAGGCTATTGACCGTGGCGACGCGGTACGAGCGTAACCCAGAAGCGCGGCGGAAATGTCTGGAGCACTATGGGCTGACTTGCCAGGCCTGTGGGATGTCCTTCGAAGAGCGATATGGGCCCATCGCAAAGGACCTAATTGAGGTTCACCACAACGTTCGCCTGTCCGACATCGGGAAGGAATATACCGTCGATCCTGTCCATGACCTCATTCCGCTGTGCCCTAACTGTCACGCGGTGGTGCATAGGCAAGTACCGCCGCTTGCCGTGGACGAACTGAAGAAGCTCATCAAGGCGCGGATGGGTGCGTAG